A window from Culex pipiens pallens isolate TS chromosome 3, TS_CPP_V2, whole genome shotgun sequence encodes these proteins:
- the LOC120417146 gene encoding uncharacterized protein LOC120417146 isoform X3, with the protein MDALSIIRGYGCSDSEDEDFRGFDGISDYFPGAQFWAKEEQVAGRGFRSYGDGRSTVEQDAGATFRNHERSAAEQAAGPSFRSYEGSAVGQVAGSSFRSHDSSAVEQFAGPSFRNHERSAVEDLISDDDDDDLSSIPGKRTKKQIKKFDSAKKRRSKHFVIPDDCECNKNCKQLLSRDDRNRINEYFWKLDIEGQHEFIQQYASLADVKNRRSKRDVTDELVKKRSFVCTLSPASDTPIVVCRTFFLNTIGYGKDCGNIIYRSIHGCDEDGAPEPKRGKYTRKTDSRDSVKDHIEGFGPTISHYRREHAPNRLYLPSDLTQKSMYDDYQQTHTTKVSYSLYSRVVNEMKISFVKLGHEECEACVSAEEHQKISGHQFDEAGPTCSMCADQIIHLRYAKEARAEYTSDGETVIADQLVLAVDLQKVIYLNCCMSHLNNLSILQVIQLPRLDGLKTVVFSQRLLAFNETFAPVKAYAKSFPVVACVWSEEISGRGKCELLSCFYRVIRYYRNLKKLTLWLDNCSSQNKNWDLIEYIALLINQPEVQLQRIELKYFEPGHTFMAADSVHAGVEKQMKQKRVVTFEDFKLAV; encoded by the exons ATGGATGCGTTGTCCATTATTCGTGGGTACGGGTGTAGCGACAGCGAGGACGAAGACTTTCGCGGATTCGACGGAATAAGTGATTATTTTCCCGGCGCTCAATTTTGGGCGAAGGAAGAGCAGGTTGCCGGCCGAGGTTTTCGGAGCTACGGAGACGGACGCTCGACAGTGGAGCAGGATGCCGGCGCAACCTTCCGGAACCACGAGCGCTCGGCGGCAGAGCAAGCTGCTGGCCCAAGCTTCCGGAGCTACGAAGGCTCGGCGGTAGGGCAGGTTGCCGGTTCAAGCTTCCGGAGCCACGACAGCTCGGCGGTGGAGCAG TTTGCCGGCCCAAGCTTCCGGAACCACGAGCGCTCGGCGGTGGAGGATCTTATTtctgatgacgatgatgatgatctaTCGAGCATTCCGGGTAAACGGACGAAGAAACAGATCAAGAAATTCGATTCGGCGAAGAAGCGTCGCTCGAAGCACTTCGTTATTCCCGATGATTGTGAGTGTAACAAGAACTGCAAGCAGCTTTTGTCCCGTGATGACCGTAACCGAATCAACGAATATTTCTGGAAATTGGACATCGAAGGCCAGCATGAGTTCATCCAGCAATACGCAAGCTTGGCGGATGTGAAGAACCGGAGGTCGAAACGTGATGTTACAGATGAGCTGGTCAAGAAGCGATCATTCGTTTGTACACTCTCGCCTGCCAGCGATACGCCAATAGTTGTTTGCAGAACCTTCTTCTTGAACACGATTGGGTACGGCAAGGACTGCgg GAATATCATCTACCGGAGTATTCATGGATGTGACGAGGATGGAGCACCAGAACCAAAACGTGGCAAATACACTCGAAAGACCGATTCACGTGATTCAGTCAAGGACCACATCGAAGGCTTCGGGCCCACGATCTCGCATTATCGAAGAGAGCATGCGCCGAATCGTCTGTACTTGCCATCAGACTTGACGCAGAAATCGATGTACGATGACTATCAGCAAACGCACACCACCAAGGTCAGTTACTCCTTGTACTCGCGAGTCGTTAACGAGATGAAAATTTCGTTTGTCAAACTTGGCCACGAGGAATGTGAGGCTTGCGTTTCTGCAGAAGAACACCAGAAGATCTCAGGTCATCAGTTCGATGAGGCTGGCCCAACTTGCTCAATGTGTGCCGACCAGATCATTCATTTGCGGTATGCAAAAGAGGCAAGAGCGGAGTATACGTCGGATGGAGAAACCGTGATTGCTGATCAGTTGGTGCTGGCAGTAGATTTACAAAAGgtcatttatttaaattgttgcATGTCACATTTGAATAACTTATCAATTTTACAGGTGATTCAACTGCCCCGGCTGGACGGCCTCAAAACCGTGGTTTTCTCGCAGAGACTACTTGCGTTCAACGAGACGTTTGCGCCCGTCAAAGCTTACGCCAAGTCTTTCCCCGTGGTCGCATGTGTTTGGTCCGAAGAGATCAGCGGCCGTGGCAAGTGCGAGcttttaagctgtttttatcGTGTGATCAGATATTACCGCAATCTGAAGAAGTTGACGCTGTGGCTGGACAATTGTTCAagtcaaaataaaaactgggatcTGATTGAATACATAGCTCTCCTCATCAACCAACCGGAAGTACAACTCCAACGGATCGAATTGAAATATTTCGAGCCGGGCCACACTTTCATGGCTGCCGACAGTGTACACGCTGGAGTCGAGAAACAAATGAAGCAGAAACGAGTGGTTACATTCGAGGACTTCAAGTTAGCTGTCTGA
- the LOC120417146 gene encoding uncharacterized protein LOC120417146 isoform X1, whose protein sequence is MDALSIIRGYGCSDSEDEDFRGFDGISDYFPGAQFWAKEEQVAGRGFRSYGDGRSTVEQDAGATFRNHERSAAEQAAGPSFRSYEGSAVGQVAGSSFRSHDSSAVEQVAGPSFRSHDSSVVEQVAGPSFRSHDSSAVEQFAGPSFRNHERSAVEDLISDDDDDDLSSIPGKRTKKQIKKFDSAKKRRSKHFVIPDDCECNKNCKQLLSRDDRNRINEYFWKLDIEGQHEFIQQYASLADVKNRRSKRDVTDELVKKRSFVCTLSPASDTPIVVCRTFFLNTIGYGKDCGNIIYRSIHGCDEDGAPEPKRGKYTRKTDSRDSVKDHIEGFGPTISHYRREHAPNRLYLPSDLTQKSMYDDYQQTHTTKVSYSLYSRVVNEMKISFVKLGHEECEACVSAEEHQKISGHQFDEAGPTCSMCADQIIHLRYAKEARAEYTSDGETVIADQLVLAVDLQKVIYLNCCMSHLNNLSILQVIQLPRLDGLKTVVFSQRLLAFNETFAPVKAYAKSFPVVACVWSEEISGRGKCELLSCFYRVIRYYRNLKKLTLWLDNCSSQNKNWDLIEYIALLINQPEVQLQRIELKYFEPGHTFMAADSVHAGVEKQMKQKRVVTFEDFKLAV, encoded by the exons ATGGATGCGTTGTCCATTATTCGTGGGTACGGGTGTAGCGACAGCGAGGACGAAGACTTTCGCGGATTCGACGGAATAAGTGATTATTTTCCCGGCGCTCAATTTTGGGCGAAGGAAGAGCAGGTTGCCGGCCGAGGTTTTCGGAGCTACGGAGACGGACGCTCGACAGTGGAGCAGGATGCCGGCGCAACCTTCCGGAACCACGAGCGCTCGGCGGCAGAGCAAGCTGCTGGCCCAAGCTTCCGGAGCTACGAAGGCTCGGCGGTAGGGCAGGTTGCCGGTTCAAGCTTCCGGAGCCACGACAGCTCGGCGGTGGAGCAGGTTGCCGGCCCAAGCTTCCGGAGCCACGACAGCTCGGTGGTGGAGCAGGTTGCCGGCCCAAGCTTCCGGAGCCACGACAGCTCGGCGGTGGAACAGTTTGCCGGCCCAAGCTTCCGGAACCACGAGCGCTCGGCGGTGGAGGATCTTATTtctgatgacgatgatgatgatctaTCGAGCATTCCGGGTAAACGGACGAAGAAACAGATCAAGAAATTCGATTCGGCGAAGAAGCGTCGCTCGAAGCACTTCGTTATTCCCGATGATTGTGAGTGTAACAAGAACTGCAAGCAGCTTTTGTCCCGTGATGACCGTAACCGAATCAACGAATATTTCTGGAAATTGGACATCGAAGGCCAGCATGAGTTCATCCAGCAATACGCAAGCTTGGCGGATGTGAAGAACCGGAGGTCGAAACGTGATGTTACAGATGAGCTGGTCAAGAAGCGATCATTCGTTTGTACACTCTCGCCTGCCAGCGATACGCCAATAGTTGTTTGCAGAACCTTCTTCTTGAACACGATTGGGTACGGCAAGGACTGCgg GAATATCATCTACCGGAGTATTCATGGATGTGACGAGGATGGAGCACCAGAACCAAAACGTGGCAAATACACTCGAAAGACCGATTCACGTGATTCAGTCAAGGACCACATCGAAGGCTTCGGGCCCACGATCTCGCATTATCGAAGAGAGCATGCGCCGAATCGTCTGTACTTGCCATCAGACTTGACGCAGAAATCGATGTACGATGACTATCAGCAAACGCACACCACCAAGGTCAGTTACTCCTTGTACTCGCGAGTCGTTAACGAGATGAAAATTTCGTTTGTCAAACTTGGCCACGAGGAATGTGAGGCTTGCGTTTCTGCAGAAGAACACCAGAAGATCTCAGGTCATCAGTTCGATGAGGCTGGCCCAACTTGCTCAATGTGTGCCGACCAGATCATTCATTTGCGGTATGCAAAAGAGGCAAGAGCGGAGTATACGTCGGATGGAGAAACCGTGATTGCTGATCAGTTGGTGCTGGCAGTAGATTTACAAAAGgtcatttatttaaattgttgcATGTCACATTTGAATAACTTATCAATTTTACAGGTGATTCAACTGCCCCGGCTGGACGGCCTCAAAACCGTGGTTTTCTCGCAGAGACTACTTGCGTTCAACGAGACGTTTGCGCCCGTCAAAGCTTACGCCAAGTCTTTCCCCGTGGTCGCATGTGTTTGGTCCGAAGAGATCAGCGGCCGTGGCAAGTGCGAGcttttaagctgtttttatcGTGTGATCAGATATTACCGCAATCTGAAGAAGTTGACGCTGTGGCTGGACAATTGTTCAagtcaaaataaaaactgggatcTGATTGAATACATAGCTCTCCTCATCAACCAACCGGAAGTACAACTCCAACGGATCGAATTGAAATATTTCGAGCCGGGCCACACTTTCATGGCTGCCGACAGTGTACACGCTGGAGTCGAGAAACAAATGAAGCAGAAACGAGTGGTTACATTCGAGGACTTCAAGTTAGCTGTCTGA
- the LOC120417146 gene encoding uncharacterized protein LOC120417146 isoform X2, producing the protein MDALSIIRGYGCSDSEDEDFRGFDGISDYFPGAQFWAKEEQVAGRGFRSYGDGRSTVEQDAGATFRNHERSAAEQAAGPSFRSYEGSAVGQVAGSSFRSHDSSAVEQVAGPSFRSHDSSVVEQVAGPSFRSHDSSAVEQFAGPSFRNHERSAVEDLISDDDDDDLSSIPGKRTKKQIKKFDSAKKRRSKHFVIPDDCECNKNCKQLLSRDDRNRINEYFWKLDIEGQHEFIQQYASLADVKNRRSKRDVTDELVKKRSFVCTLSPASDTPIVVCRTFFLNTIGYGKDCGNIIYRSIHGCDEDGAPEPKRGKYTRKTDSRDSVKDHIEGFGPTISHYRREHAPNRLYLPSDLTQKSMYDDYQQTHTTKVSYSLYSRVVNEMKISFVKLGHEECEACVSAEEHQKISGHQFDEAGPTCSMCADQIIHLRYAKEARAEYTSDGETVIADQLVLAVDLQKVIQLPRLDGLKTVVFSQRLLAFNETFAPVKAYAKSFPVVACVWSEEISGRGKCELLSCFYRVIRYYRNLKKLTLWLDNCSSQNKNWDLIEYIALLINQPEVQLQRIELKYFEPGHTFMAADSVHAGVEKQMKQKRVVTFEDFKLAV; encoded by the exons ATGGATGCGTTGTCCATTATTCGTGGGTACGGGTGTAGCGACAGCGAGGACGAAGACTTTCGCGGATTCGACGGAATAAGTGATTATTTTCCCGGCGCTCAATTTTGGGCGAAGGAAGAGCAGGTTGCCGGCCGAGGTTTTCGGAGCTACGGAGACGGACGCTCGACAGTGGAGCAGGATGCCGGCGCAACCTTCCGGAACCACGAGCGCTCGGCGGCAGAGCAAGCTGCTGGCCCAAGCTTCCGGAGCTACGAAGGCTCGGCGGTAGGGCAGGTTGCCGGTTCAAGCTTCCGGAGCCACGACAGCTCGGCGGTGGAGCAGGTTGCCGGCCCAAGCTTCCGGAGCCACGACAGCTCGGTGGTGGAGCAGGTTGCCGGCCCAAGCTTCCGGAGCCACGACAGCTCGGCGGTGGAACAGTTTGCCGGCCCAAGCTTCCGGAACCACGAGCGCTCGGCGGTGGAGGATCTTATTtctgatgacgatgatgatgatctaTCGAGCATTCCGGGTAAACGGACGAAGAAACAGATCAAGAAATTCGATTCGGCGAAGAAGCGTCGCTCGAAGCACTTCGTTATTCCCGATGATTGTGAGTGTAACAAGAACTGCAAGCAGCTTTTGTCCCGTGATGACCGTAACCGAATCAACGAATATTTCTGGAAATTGGACATCGAAGGCCAGCATGAGTTCATCCAGCAATACGCAAGCTTGGCGGATGTGAAGAACCGGAGGTCGAAACGTGATGTTACAGATGAGCTGGTCAAGAAGCGATCATTCGTTTGTACACTCTCGCCTGCCAGCGATACGCCAATAGTTGTTTGCAGAACCTTCTTCTTGAACACGATTGGGTACGGCAAGGACTGCgg GAATATCATCTACCGGAGTATTCATGGATGTGACGAGGATGGAGCACCAGAACCAAAACGTGGCAAATACACTCGAAAGACCGATTCACGTGATTCAGTCAAGGACCACATCGAAGGCTTCGGGCCCACGATCTCGCATTATCGAAGAGAGCATGCGCCGAATCGTCTGTACTTGCCATCAGACTTGACGCAGAAATCGATGTACGATGACTATCAGCAAACGCACACCACCAAGGTCAGTTACTCCTTGTACTCGCGAGTCGTTAACGAGATGAAAATTTCGTTTGTCAAACTTGGCCACGAGGAATGTGAGGCTTGCGTTTCTGCAGAAGAACACCAGAAGATCTCAGGTCATCAGTTCGATGAGGCTGGCCCAACTTGCTCAATGTGTGCCGACCAGATCATTCATTTGCGGTATGCAAAAGAGGCAAGAGCGGAGTATACGTCGGATGGAGAAACCGTGATTGCTGATCAGTTGGTGCTGGCAGTAGATTTACAAAAG GTGATTCAACTGCCCCGGCTGGACGGCCTCAAAACCGTGGTTTTCTCGCAGAGACTACTTGCGTTCAACGAGACGTTTGCGCCCGTCAAAGCTTACGCCAAGTCTTTCCCCGTGGTCGCATGTGTTTGGTCCGAAGAGATCAGCGGCCGTGGCAAGTGCGAGcttttaagctgtttttatcGTGTGATCAGATATTACCGCAATCTGAAGAAGTTGACGCTGTGGCTGGACAATTGTTCAagtcaaaataaaaactgggatcTGATTGAATACATAGCTCTCCTCATCAACCAACCGGAAGTACAACTCCAACGGATCGAATTGAAATATTTCGAGCCGGGCCACACTTTCATGGCTGCCGACAGTGTACACGCTGGAGTCGAGAAACAAATGAAGCAGAAACGAGTGGTTACATTCGAGGACTTCAAGTTAGCTGTCTGA